The proteins below come from a single Agrococcus beijingensis genomic window:
- a CDS encoding DUF3099 domain-containing protein — translation MRARSASITDLPLSPDEDRQRRFRLYLYLMLVRVACLVIFFFVPDWWKLIPAFFAVFIPYFAVVVANVSTHGDVDPLESPNALPPGPSSDLPPADEAPR, via the coding sequence ATGCGAGCACGCTCCGCGTCGATCACCGACCTCCCGCTCTCCCCTGACGAGGATCGTCAGAGGCGCTTCCGGCTGTACCTGTACCTGATGCTCGTGCGGGTCGCCTGCCTGGTGATCTTCTTCTTCGTGCCCGACTGGTGGAAGCTCATCCCCGCCTTCTTCGCGGTGTTCATCCCCTACTTCGCGGTCGTGGTCGCCAACGTCTCCACGCACGGCGATGTCGACCCGCTCGAGTCGCCCAACGCTCTGCCGCCCGGACCCTCGAGCGACCTGCCGCCCGCCGACGAGGCGCCGCGATGA
- a CDS encoding phosphotransferase yields MHEVVLPGGDASGSVVRVASTIRKAWTPATPSVHAFMVALGNAGVDVPEPLGRDDRGRQILELVPGRLAHEAAPLTRSELHRVGAMVRQIHDASQLCEPSAAMRWEVAIAAPGDELICHNDLAPWNLVIGDRWVFIDWDGAGPSTRLWDLAYAAQSFTLNDVTQPPEVAAPRLAAFADGYRADRDLREGLPSAMTTRVAAMHDLLEASHRTGTQPWGAMFADGHGEQWGAVRDYVERHEASWAAALS; encoded by the coding sequence GTGCATGAGGTGGTGCTCCCGGGCGGCGACGCCAGCGGGAGCGTCGTGCGCGTCGCGTCGACCATCCGCAAGGCGTGGACGCCAGCGACCCCCTCTGTCCACGCGTTCATGGTTGCACTCGGCAATGCCGGAGTCGATGTACCCGAGCCGCTCGGACGCGACGATCGAGGCCGTCAGATCCTGGAGCTCGTGCCCGGTCGGCTTGCGCACGAAGCCGCGCCACTGACCCGCAGCGAGCTGCATCGAGTCGGGGCGATGGTGCGCCAGATCCACGACGCGAGCCAGCTGTGCGAACCATCAGCCGCCATGCGGTGGGAGGTGGCCATCGCCGCGCCGGGAGACGAGCTGATCTGCCACAACGACCTCGCGCCGTGGAACCTGGTGATCGGAGATCGGTGGGTGTTCATCGACTGGGATGGCGCTGGCCCGAGCACACGGCTGTGGGATCTGGCCTACGCGGCACAGTCGTTCACGCTCAACGACGTCACGCAGCCCCCGGAGGTCGCAGCACCCCGACTCGCTGCGTTCGCGGACGGCTACCGCGCAGACCGTGACCTCCGCGAAGGGCTGCCGAGCGCCATGACAACTCGGGTTGCGGCGATGCACGACCTGCTCGAAGCCTCACATCGAACGGGCACGCAACCGTGGGGCGCGATGTTCGCCGACGGGCACGGCGAGCAGTGGGGAGCGGTGCGCGACTACGTCGAACGGCACGAAGCGAGCTGGGCAGCGGCGCTCAGCTGA
- a CDS encoding SURF1 family protein yields the protein MLALLRQRRWLGYIALATVVAVVCCLIGVWQWNRREEAIAAIERLETNYDRTPVAVTDALPDPGAFDADQQWTPVVLEGEYLLDEQLLLRGRWRGGEIGFDVIAPFRTDDGRVFIVDRGWIDQASNSDAPVSQPTTPGGPTTVVARLRPNEGDIPGRGAPEGQIASVNLPALAESMGEPLYTAAYGLLVSEDGGTPGDVRVASRPVLDEGPHLSYALQWFVFAVFPFVAVWWGMREELRGDAPPPPPKRSRTTDADVEDQILDRT from the coding sequence ATGCTCGCCCTGCTCCGCCAGCGCCGCTGGCTCGGCTACATCGCGCTGGCGACCGTGGTCGCCGTCGTCTGCTGCCTGATCGGCGTGTGGCAGTGGAACCGTCGCGAAGAGGCCATCGCCGCCATCGAGCGGCTCGAGACGAACTACGACCGCACCCCGGTGGCGGTCACGGATGCGCTGCCCGACCCGGGCGCATTCGACGCCGATCAGCAGTGGACGCCCGTGGTGCTCGAGGGCGAGTACCTGCTCGACGAGCAGCTGCTGCTGCGCGGCCGCTGGCGCGGCGGTGAGATCGGCTTCGACGTGATCGCGCCCTTCCGCACCGACGACGGGCGCGTGTTCATCGTCGACCGCGGCTGGATCGACCAGGCGTCGAACAGCGATGCACCCGTCTCCCAGCCGACGACGCCCGGCGGGCCGACGACCGTGGTCGCGAGGCTGCGGCCTAACGAGGGCGACATCCCCGGCCGTGGCGCGCCCGAGGGCCAGATCGCCTCGGTGAACCTGCCGGCGCTCGCCGAGTCCATGGGCGAGCCGCTCTACACGGCCGCCTACGGGCTGCTGGTCAGCGAGGACGGCGGGACGCCCGGCGACGTGCGCGTCGCGAGCCGGCCGGTGCTCGACGAGGGACCGCACCTGTCGTACGCCCTGCAGTGGTTCGTCTTCGCGGTCTTCCCCTTCGTGGCGGTCTGGTGGGGCATGCGGGAGGAGCTGCGAGGCGACGCGCCGCCCCCGCCGCCGAAGCGCTCGCGCACGACCGACGCCGACGTCGAGGACCAGATCCTCGACCGCACCTGA
- a CDS encoding ABC transporter ATP-binding protein — translation MASVLELTDVSFVRNGNRILDRVDWTVDETDRWVVLGPNGAGKSTILQLAAANQHPSSGTVDVLGERVGKVDVFELRTRIGLAATGLARRIPGAERVGDVVLTAAYAVTGRWRERYESFDLDRAAEVMDAWELSHLSTRTFGTLSDGERKRVQIARAVMTDPELMLLDEPAGSLDLGARESLLQSLEEYASSPLAPAIVMVTHHVEEIPPGFTHGMLLRNGKVVAAGRLTEVLTDAHLTDTFGLPLHVTHEGGRWSARATR, via the coding sequence ATGGCCAGCGTCCTCGAGCTCACCGACGTCTCGTTCGTCCGCAACGGCAACCGGATCCTCGATCGCGTCGACTGGACGGTCGACGAGACCGACCGATGGGTGGTCCTCGGACCGAACGGCGCCGGCAAGTCGACGATCCTGCAGCTGGCCGCGGCCAACCAGCACCCGTCGTCCGGCACGGTCGACGTGCTGGGGGAGCGGGTCGGCAAGGTCGACGTCTTCGAGCTGCGCACCCGCATCGGGCTCGCCGCGACGGGGCTCGCCCGACGCATCCCCGGTGCCGAGCGCGTCGGCGACGTCGTGCTCACCGCCGCCTATGCCGTCACCGGCCGCTGGCGCGAGCGCTACGAGTCGTTCGACCTCGACCGGGCCGCAGAGGTGATGGACGCCTGGGAGCTGTCGCACCTGTCGACGCGCACGTTCGGCACGCTCTCCGACGGCGAGCGCAAGCGCGTGCAGATCGCCCGCGCCGTGATGACCGACCCCGAGCTGATGCTGCTCGACGAGCCGGCGGGCAGCCTCGACCTGGGCGCGCGCGAGTCGCTGCTGCAGTCGCTCGAGGAGTACGCGTCGAGCCCGCTGGCGCCGGCGATCGTGATGGTGACGCACCACGTCGAGGAGATCCCGCCGGGCTTCACGCACGGCATGCTGCTGCGCAACGGCAAAGTCGTCGCCGCAGGACGGCTCACCGAGGTGCTCACCGACGCCCACCTGACCGACACCTTCGGCCTGCCGTTGCACGTCACGCACGAGGGCGGCCGCTGGTCGGCGCGCGCGACGCGCTGA
- the glgA gene encoding glycogen synthase, which produces MRVDLLTKEYPPEVYGGAGVHVTELVKALRRSIEVQVRAFGKPRTEADASSYDVPAELAGANGALQTLAVDLQIAEAVAGTDLVHSHTWYANEAGRLAQELHGVPHVVTAHSLEPLRPWKAEQLAGGYRISSDIERRAYEAADRVIAVSNGMRADILRSYPALDPERVVTIYNGIDLDAWSPNPDEGRARELGLEPSRPSVVFVGRITRQKGLPHLLRAASALPDDVQLILCAGAPDTPEILAEVRGLVDELRTTREGVVWIDDVLPRDDLRVLLTHATTFVCPSVYEPLGIVNLEAMACGAPVVGSATGGIPEVIDDGVTGFLVPIEQVQDGTGTPVDPDRYVADLADALTRMVADPEAARRMGAAGRERAAEHFDWGSIAEQTVGVYETVIAERAERAR; this is translated from the coding sequence ATGCGCGTCGATCTGCTCACGAAGGAGTACCCGCCCGAGGTCTACGGCGGTGCCGGCGTGCACGTGACCGAGCTCGTGAAGGCGCTGCGGCGCTCGATCGAGGTGCAGGTGCGGGCGTTCGGCAAGCCCAGGACAGAGGCGGATGCGTCGTCGTACGACGTGCCGGCGGAGCTCGCGGGCGCGAACGGGGCGCTGCAGACGCTGGCCGTCGACCTGCAGATCGCCGAGGCGGTCGCCGGCACCGACCTGGTGCACTCGCACACCTGGTACGCCAACGAGGCGGGCAGGCTCGCCCAGGAGCTGCACGGCGTGCCGCATGTCGTGACCGCCCACTCGCTCGAGCCGCTGCGCCCCTGGAAGGCCGAGCAGCTCGCCGGCGGCTACCGCATCTCGAGCGACATCGAGCGGCGCGCCTACGAGGCGGCCGACCGGGTGATCGCCGTCTCGAACGGCATGCGCGCCGACATCCTGCGCTCCTACCCGGCGCTCGACCCGGAGCGCGTCGTCACCATCTACAACGGCATCGACCTCGACGCGTGGTCGCCGAACCCCGACGAGGGCCGTGCCCGCGAGCTGGGCCTCGAGCCGTCGCGGCCGTCGGTCGTGTTCGTGGGGCGCATCACGCGGCAGAAGGGGCTGCCGCACCTGCTGCGCGCGGCGAGCGCCCTGCCCGACGACGTGCAGCTGATCCTGTGCGCCGGCGCGCCCGACACGCCCGAGATCCTCGCCGAGGTGCGCGGGCTCGTCGACGAGCTGCGGACGACCCGCGAGGGCGTGGTGTGGATCGACGACGTGCTGCCCCGCGACGACCTGCGGGTGCTGCTGACGCACGCCACCACCTTCGTCTGCCCGAGCGTCTACGAGCCGCTCGGCATCGTGAACCTCGAGGCGATGGCCTGCGGCGCACCGGTGGTCGGCAGCGCCACCGGCGGCATCCCCGAGGTCATCGACGACGGCGTCACCGGCTTCCTGGTGCCGATCGAGCAGGTGCAGGACGGCACGGGCACGCCCGTCGACCCCGACCGCTACGTGGCCGACCTCGCCGACGCGCTCACCCGCATGGTCGCCGACCCCGAGGCCGCGAGGCGCATGGGCGCGGCGGGTCGCGAGCGTGCCGCCGAGCACTTCGACTGGGGCAGCATCGCCGAGCAGACCGTCGGCGTCTACGAGACGGTGATCGCCGAGCGCGCCGAGCGGGCGCGGTAG
- the fabG gene encoding 3-oxoacyl-ACP reductase FabG, giving the protein MTSRTVLVTGGNRGIGRAIAQSFLDAGHRVAITSRDGSGPEGALAVAADVTDSASIDAAFTTVEAELGPVEVVVANAGITRDTLLMRMSEQDFVDVVDTNLAGAFRAVQRASKGMLRAKWGRVVLISSVVGLYGGPGQVNYSASKAGLVGIARSITRELGSRGITANVVAPGFIETDMTAELDEKTQAEYKKSIPAGRYATPEEVADVVRWIAGDEAAYISGAVIPVDGGLGMGH; this is encoded by the coding sequence ATGACCTCTCGCACCGTCCTCGTCACCGGCGGCAACCGCGGCATCGGCCGCGCGATCGCCCAGTCCTTCCTCGACGCCGGCCACCGCGTCGCGATCACCTCGCGCGACGGCTCCGGCCCCGAGGGCGCGCTCGCCGTGGCCGCCGATGTCACCGACAGCGCCTCGATCGACGCCGCCTTCACGACCGTCGAGGCCGAGCTCGGCCCGGTCGAGGTGGTCGTCGCGAACGCCGGCATCACCCGCGACACGCTGCTGATGCGCATGAGCGAGCAGGACTTCGTCGACGTCGTCGACACGAATCTCGCCGGTGCCTTCCGGGCGGTGCAGCGCGCGTCGAAGGGCATGCTGCGCGCCAAGTGGGGTCGCGTCGTGCTCATCTCGAGCGTCGTGGGCCTCTACGGCGGCCCCGGCCAGGTCAACTACTCGGCTTCGAAGGCGGGCCTGGTGGGCATCGCGCGCTCGATCACGCGTGAGCTCGGCTCGCGGGGCATCACCGCGAACGTCGTCGCGCCGGGGTTCATCGAGACCGACATGACGGCGGAGCTCGACGAGAAGACGCAGGCGGAGTACAAGAAGTCGATCCCGGCCGGCCGCTACGCGACGCCCGAGGAGGTCGCGGACGTCGTGCGCTGGATCGCCGGCGACGAGGCCGCCTACATCTCGGGCGCCGTGATCCCGGTCGACGGCGGCCTCGGCATGGGCCACTGA
- the serB gene encoding phosphoserine phosphatase SerB yields the protein MTAAVNQTPLLVVTDVDSTLIRDEVIELLARAVGPDAERHVAAVTERAMRGELDFAASLAERLLMLEGLPVSVLDDAREQVTVTDGVPDLIAEVHARGGTIAAVSGGFHEVLDPLAAALGIDHARANRLEVADGRLTGRSSGPVIDGAAKRDTLESLRLNLGVPRERIMAVGDGANDLLMMAAAGISVAFCAKPAVREQALHVVDAPDFRELIALLPA from the coding sequence GTGACGGCTGCGGTCAACCAGACGCCGCTGCTGGTCGTCACCGACGTCGACTCCACGCTCATCCGCGACGAGGTCATCGAGCTGCTCGCGCGCGCTGTCGGACCCGACGCCGAGCGCCACGTCGCCGCGGTCACCGAGCGCGCGATGCGCGGCGAGCTCGACTTCGCCGCCTCGCTCGCCGAGCGGCTGCTGATGCTCGAGGGCCTGCCCGTCTCGGTGCTCGACGACGCCCGCGAGCAGGTGACCGTCACCGACGGGGTGCCCGACCTCATCGCCGAGGTGCACGCCCGCGGCGGCACGATCGCCGCCGTCTCCGGCGGGTTCCACGAGGTGCTCGATCCGCTCGCGGCCGCGCTCGGCATCGACCACGCGCGCGCGAACCGGCTCGAGGTGGCGGATGGGCGACTCACGGGCCGCTCGAGCGGCCCGGTCATCGACGGCGCGGCCAAGCGCGACACGCTCGAGTCGCTGCGGTTGAATTTGGGCGTGCCGCGAGAGCGAATCATGGCGGTCGGCGACGGCGCCAACGACCTGCTGATGATGGCGGCCGCAGGCATCTCGGTCGCGTTCTGCGCGAAGCCCGCCGTGCGCGAGCAGGCGCTGCACGTGGTCGACGCGCCCGACTTCCGCGAGCTGATCGCGCTGCTGCCCGCGTAG
- a CDS encoding bleomycin resistance protein has product MASARDRAVPNLPSRSFDATEAFYGGFGFQRAFRDEGWMILVRGDLQLEFFPHPQLDPSSSSFMCCLRVGDVDELAAAVRRSGVPERTTGMPRLHPVRMQEWGLRAGYVIDPDGTQLAIIEQPR; this is encoded by the coding sequence GTGGCCAGTGCCCGGGATCGTGCCGTGCCGAACCTGCCCTCACGCAGCTTCGACGCGACCGAGGCGTTCTACGGCGGCTTCGGCTTCCAGCGCGCCTTCCGCGACGAGGGATGGATGATCCTCGTGCGCGGCGACCTGCAGCTCGAGTTCTTCCCGCATCCGCAGCTCGACCCGAGCTCGAGCAGCTTCATGTGCTGCCTCCGCGTGGGCGATGTCGACGAGCTCGCTGCCGCGGTGCGACGCTCGGGCGTGCCGGAGCGCACGACCGGGATGCCGCGGCTGCATCCTGTGCGCATGCAGGAGTGGGGGCTCCGCGCCGGATACGTGATCGATCCGGACGGCACGCAGCTGGCGATCATCGAGCAGCCGCGCTGA
- the glgC gene encoding glucose-1-phosphate adenylyltransferase encodes MDKKVFGIVLAGGEGKRLMPLTADRAKPAVPFGGAYRLIDFAISNLINSRLRQIVVLTQYKSHSLDRHISQVWRMSNMLNSYVTSVPAQQRTGKSWFAGSADAIYQSLNLIIDEKPDIVVVVGADHVYRMDFRDMIEAHIASGAKATIAGIRQPIELADQFGVIEEDDDKPGFIRAFHEKPADASEYIVAPGEVLASMGNYVFDADALIEAVTTDTEIEGSDHDMGGDIIPWFVGRGEAAMYDLKHNTVPGATERDKYYWRDVGTIESFFDAHMDLISALPIFNLYNREWPIYTQIVNAPPAKFTRDAWGRAADVNEAIVGAGSVVQGASIVRSVVAPWCIVDAGATVSDAILFDGVHVGAGAVVRRAIIDKDVELGPGVQVGVNHDADRARGFSISASGIVTVPKGSKILQ; translated from the coding sequence ATGGACAAGAAGGTCTTCGGGATCGTGCTCGCCGGCGGCGAGGGCAAGCGCCTCATGCCCCTCACCGCAGATCGCGCCAAGCCAGCGGTGCCGTTCGGGGGTGCCTACCGACTGATCGACTTCGCCATCTCGAACCTCATCAACTCGCGGCTGCGCCAGATCGTGGTGCTCACGCAGTACAAGTCGCACTCGCTCGACCGGCACATCTCGCAGGTGTGGCGCATGTCGAACATGCTGAACTCCTACGTCACCTCGGTGCCCGCCCAGCAGCGCACGGGCAAGAGCTGGTTCGCAGGCAGCGCCGACGCGATCTACCAGTCGCTCAACCTGATCATCGACGAGAAGCCCGACATCGTCGTGGTGGTCGGCGCCGACCACGTCTACCGCATGGACTTCCGCGACATGATCGAGGCGCACATCGCCTCGGGCGCGAAGGCCACCATCGCCGGCATCCGCCAGCCCATCGAGCTCGCCGACCAGTTCGGCGTGATCGAGGAGGACGACGACAAGCCCGGCTTCATCCGCGCCTTCCACGAGAAGCCCGCCGACGCATCCGAGTACATCGTGGCCCCGGGCGAGGTGCTCGCATCGATGGGCAACTACGTGTTCGACGCGGATGCGCTGATCGAGGCCGTCACCACCGACACCGAGATCGAGGGCTCCGACCACGACATGGGCGGCGACATCATCCCGTGGTTCGTGGGCCGCGGCGAGGCCGCGATGTACGACCTCAAGCACAACACCGTGCCCGGCGCCACCGAGCGCGACAAGTACTACTGGCGCGACGTGGGCACGATCGAGTCGTTCTTCGACGCGCACATGGACCTCATCTCGGCACTGCCGATCTTCAACCTCTACAACCGCGAATGGCCGATCTACACGCAGATCGTCAACGCTCCCCCGGCGAAGTTCACCCGCGACGCCTGGGGCCGCGCCGCTGACGTCAACGAGGCGATCGTGGGCGCGGGCTCCGTCGTGCAGGGCGCCTCGATCGTGCGCAGCGTCGTCGCGCCCTGGTGCATCGTCGACGCGGGCGCGACCGTCTCCGACGCGATCCTCTTCGACGGCGTGCACGTGGGCGCCGGCGCCGTCGTGCGCCGCGCGATCATCGACAAGGACGTCGAGCTCGGCCCGGGCGTGCAGGTGGGCGTGAACCACGACGCCGACCGCGCGCGCGGCTTCTCGATCTCGGCCTCCGGCATCGTCACGGTGCCGAAGGGCTCGAAGATCCTGCAGTGA
- a CDS encoding type B 50S ribosomal protein L31, with amino-acid sequence MKTDIHPEYHDIVFRDLASGETFLTRSTVTSQKTIELDGETYPVIDVEISSASHPFYTGKQRIMDSAGRVEKFKNRYKGFGG; translated from the coding sequence ATGAAGACTGACATCCACCCCGAGTACCACGACATCGTGTTCCGCGACCTCGCCTCCGGCGAGACGTTCCTCACGCGTTCGACGGTGACGAGCCAGAAGACGATCGAGCTCGATGGCGAGACCTACCCGGTCATCGACGTCGAGATCTCGTCGGCGTCGCACCCGTTCTACACGGGCAAGCAGCGCATCATGGACTCGGCCGGCCGCGTCGAGAAGTTCAAGAACCGCTACAAGGGCTTCGGCGGCTGA
- a CDS encoding exonuclease domain-containing protein, which yields MQETSLEAPIATTPMPAPVTQAPVSPAPATTAQAAPTLHRPILEVSPDAPNRWIDRLVVFDLETTGIDPASSRIVTAFVGVIDATGAVVDGSYWLVDPGVEVPAASTAVHGVTTERAQAEGADAATSVREIRDAIAAHLAQGLAVCAFNAAYDFSLLDAECRRHGIEPHEARPVIDPMILDRQVDRFRRGKRTLTVATEVYGVELLDAHDASADAIAAGRVAQAMAGRFAELRIDPISLHELTAGWADEQAASFEEFRRRTDPTFDAGRGWPVRR from the coding sequence ATGCAAGAGACCTCCCTCGAAGCGCCGATCGCGACCACGCCGATGCCGGCTCCGGTGACGCAGGCTCCCGTGTCGCCGGCTCCGGCGACGACGGCCCAGGCCGCGCCGACCCTGCACCGGCCGATCCTCGAGGTGAGCCCCGACGCCCCGAACCGCTGGATCGACCGACTGGTGGTCTTCGACCTCGAGACCACCGGCATCGACCCGGCCTCCTCGCGCATCGTCACGGCGTTCGTCGGCGTGATCGACGCAACCGGCGCCGTCGTCGACGGCAGCTACTGGCTGGTCGACCCGGGGGTCGAGGTCCCGGCCGCGTCGACGGCGGTGCACGGCGTGACCACCGAGCGCGCGCAGGCAGAGGGGGCGGATGCCGCCACCTCCGTCCGAGAGATCCGTGACGCGATCGCCGCTCACCTCGCGCAGGGCCTCGCGGTGTGCGCCTTCAACGCCGCCTACGACTTCTCGCTGCTCGACGCGGAGTGCCGCAGGCACGGCATCGAGCCGCACGAGGCGCGGCCGGTGATCGACCCGATGATCCTCGATCGGCAGGTCGACCGGTTCCGTCGCGGCAAGCGCACCCTCACGGTGGCGACCGAGGTCTACGGGGTCGAGCTGCTCGACGCGCACGACGCGAGCGCCGACGCGATCGCCGCCGGCCGCGTGGCGCAGGCGATGGCGGGCCGGTTCGCCGAGCTGCGCATCGACCCGATCTCGCTGCACGAGCTCACGGCCGGCTGGGCCGACGAGCAGGCCGCCTCGTTCGAGGAGTTCCGCCGGCGCACCGACCCGACGTTCGACGCGGGACGCGGGTGGCCGGTGCGCCGCTGA
- a CDS encoding trimeric intracellular cation channel family protein: protein MEEPTGWLAVVREVFMTIGILAFAFSGALLAVQKRMDVVGMAGLAVVTATGGGMMRDLLIGATPVAALVDWWMLLVALGGAALVLLLHRWLSRLDRPVLVFDAIGLGIFAVEGARKAIEHDVPPVGAAFVGMLTGIGGGVLRDALANDIPAVFRKESRLYLVPALLGASAASAAVWLGWGNWVVLAIIAGLVSAMRIASELLRWRVPSLKTEAIDIVRD from the coding sequence ATGGAGGAGCCCACCGGCTGGCTCGCGGTCGTGCGCGAGGTCTTCATGACGATCGGCATCCTCGCGTTCGCGTTCTCCGGCGCGCTCCTCGCCGTGCAGAAGCGCATGGACGTGGTCGGCATGGCCGGGCTCGCCGTGGTGACGGCGACCGGCGGCGGCATGATGCGCGACCTGCTGATCGGCGCGACGCCGGTGGCGGCGCTCGTGGACTGGTGGATGCTGCTGGTCGCGCTGGGCGGCGCGGCGCTCGTGCTCCTGCTCCACCGGTGGCTGTCGCGGCTCGACCGTCCGGTGCTCGTCTTCGACGCGATCGGACTGGGCATCTTCGCCGTCGAGGGAGCGCGCAAGGCGATCGAGCACGACGTGCCGCCGGTGGGCGCCGCGTTCGTCGGCATGCTCACCGGCATCGGCGGCGGCGTGCTGCGCGACGCGCTGGCGAACGACATCCCCGCGGTGTTCCGCAAGGAGTCGCGGCTCTACCTGGTGCCGGCGCTGCTGGGCGCGAGCGCGGCCTCGGCGGCGGTCTGGCTCGGCTGGGGCAACTGGGTCGTGCTCGCGATCATCGCCGGCTTGGTCTCGGCCATGCGCATCGCCAGCGAGCTGCTGCGCTGGCGCGTGCCCTCGCTGAAGACCGAGGCGATCGACATCGTCCGCGACTGA
- a CDS encoding SRPBCC family protein, with the protein MESRHLSVVIRRDWREVAAFAGSDEHLPEWAAGLAAGELRREGDELVATSPMGEVRMRFAAANDLGVLDHDVTLPDGQVVHNPLRVLAHPLGAEVVFTLRHLPGVTADAFEADAQAVAADLERLRALLEQ; encoded by the coding sequence GTGGAGTCTCGCCACCTGAGCGTCGTCATCCGCCGAGACTGGCGCGAGGTCGCCGCGTTCGCTGGCAGCGACGAGCACCTGCCGGAGTGGGCAGCCGGGCTCGCCGCCGGCGAGCTGCGCCGCGAGGGCGACGAGCTCGTGGCGACGTCGCCGATGGGCGAGGTGCGGATGCGGTTCGCAGCGGCAAACGACCTCGGCGTGCTCGACCACGACGTGACCCTGCCCGACGGCCAGGTGGTGCACAACCCGCTCCGCGTGCTCGCGCATCCGCTCGGCGCCGAGGTGGTCTTCACGCTCCGGCACCTGCCCGGGGTGACGGCGGATGCGTTCGAGGCAGACGCGCAGGCGGTGGCCGCCGACCTCGAGCGGCTGAGGGCGCTGCTGGAGCAGTAG
- a CDS encoding alpha/beta fold hydrolase, with protein MPVTSPYRALLAALPQRERVVWVGRVRTAVFEYGPEDAPPIVFVHGFRGDHHGLEPIAAHLPGFRVIAPDLPGFGDSGALDEATIEAYADWLRAFVASTAPGAVVLGHSFGSIVVAHAAARGLDAPRIVLINPIASPALAGGNRVGSLLALGYYRAAAALPEPAGLALLGAPPIVRGMSVFMAKTRDRDLKRWIHDQHDRYFSRYASRQSVLEAFDASIRHTVGEVAGRIDQPVQLIAADRDDITPIAHQHRLRQLFPQAHLAVLHGVGHLVHYEQPREAAAIIRRFLGEADGAATGRHAGAPGER; from the coding sequence GTGCCCGTGACCTCGCCCTACCGCGCCCTGCTCGCCGCGCTGCCGCAGCGGGAGCGCGTCGTGTGGGTCGGCCGGGTGCGCACCGCGGTCTTCGAGTACGGCCCCGAGGATGCGCCGCCGATCGTGTTCGTGCACGGCTTCCGCGGCGACCACCACGGCCTCGAGCCGATCGCGGCGCACCTGCCGGGCTTCCGGGTCATCGCGCCCGACCTGCCGGGCTTCGGCGACTCGGGCGCGCTCGACGAGGCGACGATCGAGGCCTACGCCGACTGGCTGCGCGCGTTCGTCGCGAGCACCGCCCCCGGCGCTGTGGTGCTCGGCCACTCCTTCGGCTCGATCGTCGTCGCGCACGCGGCCGCGCGAGGGCTCGACGCCCCGCGCATCGTGCTCATCAACCCGATCGCGAGCCCCGCGCTGGCCGGCGGCAACCGCGTCGGCTCGCTGCTGGCGCTGGGCTACTACCGCGCCGCCGCGGCGCTGCCCGAGCCCGCTGGGCTCGCGCTGCTGGGGGCGCCGCCGATCGTGCGCGGCATGAGCGTCTTCATGGCGAAGACCCGCGACCGCGACCTCAAGCGCTGGATCCACGACCAGCACGACCGCTACTTCTCGCGCTACGCGTCACGGCAGTCGGTGCTCGAGGCGTTCGACGCGTCGATCCGCCACACGGTCGGCGAGGTCGCGGGCCGGATCGACCAGCCCGTGCAGCTCATCGCCGCCGACCGCGACGACATCACGCCCATCGCCCACCAGCACCGGCTGCGCCAGCTGTTCCCGCAGGCGCACCTGGCCGTGCTGCACGGCGTCGGCCACCTGGTGCACTACGAGCAGCCGCGCGAGGCGGCCGCGATCATCCGACGCTTCCTGGGCGAGGCTGACGGCGCCGCCACCGGGCGCCACGCCGGCGCGCCGGGGGAGCGGTGA